The region TACTTGTCCGAAGGATGCTTCGGCAACGGCGGGGGCCAGGTTGTAAACGGCACTCCCCGAAGTACAGATAACCGCTACCGTCCGACGACTTTGGAGAGCCATCCCCAGCGCAACAAAGCAGGCGGAACGTTCATCTGCCATGACCCGAACCCGCAGGTGTCGGTGCCGGGCCACGGCCAGCGTCAGCGGTGCCGAGCGGGAGCCCGGTGAGACAACAACATCCGTTATACCTTTTTGATAGAGAAGTTCGGCAATGTTAACAATGGGTTGAAGAACGGGCATGGGATAATCTAACAGTGTTAGGAAAAATACGCATCGACCAGTTCGCTGATCATGGCGATCGTTAGAGGCTTAGTCCGGTAGACATTGATTTCTGGCAGGGAACCCGCCCGCTGCCGGTCCACAAAACTGATCGAAGTCGTTAGCATTACGACAACCACTTGCCCTTTGAGTTGCGTATCGAGTTTTTGGTACTCTTCCAGAAACTCGAATCCATTCATGCCGGGCATGTTTATATCAACGAAAACGACATCGGGGCGGATATAATCGGGATGA is a window of Spirosoma linguale DSM 74 DNA encoding:
- a CDS encoding response regulator receiver protein (PFAM: response regulator receiver~SMART: response regulator receiver~KEGG: sit:TM1040_0829 response regulator receiver protein); translated protein: MPRPIHCILLIDDDPDDNFLHRLVIDESNQCDTVRIVNSGMQALTYLIQTDHPDYIRPDVVFVDINMPGMNGFEFLEEYQKLDTQLKGQVVVVMLTTSISFVDRQRAGSLPEINVYRTKPLTIAMISELVDAYFS